CTCTTGATCCGATATTGCTTATAGCTCATGGCCAGTAAAATCAAGGTCAATAAAGCAACCGAAGCTTCTTCATAGTCCAATGCCTTAAACACGTGCCCAAAAAGCGACAATGCGCTAAACACTACGGCGATCCAAAACGCAATTCGGAAACCTTTGATCAAGTAAGCCGAGGTTACCAACAGCCCTAAGCCCAACACTAACACCATAAATTTGGAAGCGTGAATTGCTTCTAAAGGCAAATAGAAACGATCAAGTTTCATCCGGTCGGCCAAAGGAGGCGTCAATACAGATACGAGATTTACCATGCCCAAGAAGAAGATAAGCAGCGCTGGGCCAATACGTGCCAGCAATTGCTTCCCACGCCATGCAAAAGCCAGAAGCCCCAGTACTAAAGGTAGCCAAAATTCGAATGCCCGATAGAGAATTGTAATGCCCAATCCTTCTGCCTGCGAGTAGCCGTAGGCTTTAAAAATATACAGCATAGTCAACTCTACGGCCCCAAGTCCCCGTAGAAAAGGAGAAACAATCATCAATACCACCGAAACAGTATAGGCAATAGCCGCAGCCTCGAAAGAGTGGTCCAAACCAAGGGCATACATACTTACAAAAGCATGGGCAATACCGCAGCATTCAACGACCATCGATGCCAGCATGGTACCCAACAAATATTTTAGCTTGACCTCTCCTGAAAATATTTCATCGATATTAGAGGCTACAGCAGGAAATTTTAGTTCAACCCAGCGATAGATGCCTTTGTGTGTTCTAAAAGACCAAACGAGCCAAAATACGACACCCAGAAGCAGCCCCAAAACCACCAATGAGATCCAGGCATCACCAAAATTTTTATTGTGCCAAATCGTATACAATATAACAGGTACTCCGATCAGAAAGACCGTCAATAGTCCGACATAGCCATACAGCGCCCCTGCTTGATGAATTTGCGTCGTATTCAAATTTCTTTTTCGCAACTGCGTTGTTGTATATGCCAAAGAACTAATCCCACCCGCAGGCAGAAACACACTGAGTAAATTTCGCTTCAGGAAAAGATCAATAGCGATTCTCAGATTAATAGAAAGGCCTATCGCTTTAAAACTCTGCACATACATCAATCCCTGAAGTACAATATAGACGAGAGTAATTCCAACGCCGACCAAAACCCAGGTTAGATTGGCCGCACGCAAATGTGGAATGATGGCAGCAAGCTCTTTTCGTTCATTTCTAAAAAATACAAAGGCCAACAAAATAACCAAAACAGCTATTAGTTCCTTCCAATAGGTCTTTGGTGAAAAATGTCGAATCCGTTGCGCAATAGTTTTGGCCATATAATCGTTTAATGATGAATAACCTTGAGATATAGTATAAACACGAAATAAAGCTAATCGTTTGAAAATGACTAATTGTTAATTTTTCGTCAATTCTTTTCACATTAATCAGTAATTTTCCGGCATGAAAGAGAAAAAGGTTTTGTTCATCGGACTGGTATGGCCAGAGCCAACATCTTCAGCAGCGGGCTTCCGTATGATGCAATTAATTGAGACGTTTGTTAATCGCTCTTATCAGATTACATTTGCTTCTGCTGCTGCCAAATCGCCGTATAGTGCACCTTTACAATCTCTCGGGATCCGGGAACAGGCCATCGTGCTGAATAGCAATAGCTTTGATGAATTTATTGCTCAGCTTAAGCCCGACATTGTTGTATTTGACCGCTTTATGGTAGAGGAGCAATATGGTTGGCGTGTTGCACAGCATTGTCCAGATGCACTCCGCGTACTTGACACGGAAGATTTGCATTTTTTGCGTCAGGCGAGACAGACATCTGTCAAAAATAACGGTGATTTTTCCTTTCAAGCGTTATTTACCGATACGGCCAAACGGGAAATTGCCGCGATATTGCGCAGTGACCTCTCGTTGATCATTTCCGAATCCGAAATGAAGATTCTTATCGAAGAATTTCGCATTTCACCCGATATTCTTTATTATCTCCCTTTTCTTGAAGATGAGATCACTGCTGCAGATGTGGAGCAATGGAACACCTTCGAAGAGCGCAAGAACTTATTATTTATTGGAAATTTTATTCATGAGCCCAACTGGCATACGGTACAATACCTAAAAACACAAATCTGGCCGCAATTACGGAGGATGCTCCCCAAAGTGGAATTACACATTTATGGCGCCTACGCAACCCAAAAAGTACTTCAGTTAAACAACCCAAAAGAGAATTTCCTGATCAAGGGCCGAGCGGAATCTGCTCGTCTAACCATGGAAAGTTACCGTCTACTGGTGGCTCCAATACAATTTGGTGCCGGTGTGAAAGGGAAGTTTATCGACGCCATGCAAACAGGTACACCAGCTGTCACCACGAAAGTTGGTGCAGAAGCCATGAAGGGCAATTTGGACTGGAATGGATTTATCGAAGACGATCCCGAAACGTTCTGCCGAAAGACTGTTGAGCTCTACGAAAATGAAGATCTTTGGAAAACGGCCCAAGAACATGGTATCCGTATTATCAACGAACGTTATGAAAAACGAAAGTATCAGTCCGATTTTATGACTAATCTATCTTTATTAAAAGTACAGATTGACAGGCATCGTCAACAAAACTTTATTAGTCAGATATTATTGCACCACACGATGCAGAGCACGAAATATATGTCTTTATGGATCGAGGAAAAAAATAAATAGATCCTTAGTTAACTTCCCGCCACCAAGGGGCGTATACGGTATCTAATTTATTCAAATGAATCATTTCCCCTATTTTTGGCGTAAGCAGTGTGATCTGTTCTTTGTTCGCCGTCTCGTAAAATTTCTCCATGGGCTCTTTCCAATCGTGCATCGCCAACGCGAATTTCGAAGAATGAACGGGCAAAACAGCTTGGGCTTTCAGATCCTTCGTTTCAGCAGCCCATTCATCAGGTAACGAATGTATATAATGCCAGGCGTCATTATACTGTCCATTTTCCAAGATCGCTAAATCAAAAGGACCAAATTGGTCACCTATTGTTTTGAAGTGCTTACCATACCCGCTATCTCCCCCCAAGAAAATGCTGTACTTAGCGGTTTTTAACACAAAGGATGTCCACAAGGTATTATTCCGTGTAAATCTACGTCCCGAAAAGTGCCTTGCGGGGGTGAAGGTTACTTGAAAATCGGGCGCCAGTTTTACCTGGTCATACCAATCCCCCTCGATGATCTGATCGGACTTGTATCCCCAAGATTCAAAATGCGCCCCTACTCCGAGACCACAGATCACCTGACCGACTTTATCCCGCAATTTCACAACAGTCTCATAGTCCAGATGATCGTAATGATCATGCGAGATAAACAAATAGTCAATTTTCGGAAAAACCATCGCCGCATAGTCGACCGACATCTTAAATGCTTTATTGCTACCTGGTATGGGAGAAGCATTTGAGCTGAATACTGGATCTACCACTATTAATTTTCCATCTAACTTCAATAGATAGGAGGAGTGACCAAACCAAATCAGCACATCATCTGCGGGAAGATGTGCTAAATCGCATTCCATAGCGGGCAATACACTGATCGGTTTTAAGTGGGGATTCTTGTTGAAAAGGAAATCCCACAACAAAGAGACCATATTCACATCGCCTTTCAACGATGGCGTTACTTCGAGGTTATGAAAAATACCATTTTTAAAATTGGGGGACTGTTTCATACGTTCAAGCCGAGCTCCCTTGAAACTTCCACCAAACATTGGATGAACAAAATAATAAAGCACGCTACTGATGAGCGCAATCAATAGCGTCGCTAATACAATCCATCCGACCGTTTTCATTAGAAGTTATTCTTCCACATCATCGACTCCACCGGACGGATGGTCTTGCCATTGTATTTTGCATTGCCTTTGGTGTTATAAAATGTCTCGATATCGCCTTCTACAGCAAAATAGATCAATTGTCCAATTGGCATTCCTGCGTAAACCCGAACAGGCTGAGCAACCGAAATTTCCAAGGTCCAGGTATTACAGAAACCGACATCGCCCTTTCCTGCAGTTGCATGGATATCTATCCCTAAGCGACCAGTACTCGATTTGCCCTCTAAAAAAGGAACATGCTTATGTGTTTCGGTATACTCTTGCGTAACACCTAAATAAAGGGTGTTGGGCTCCAAGACGAAACCTTCTTCCGGGATTTCAAAATGCTGAATTTCATTGTGCTTCTTGGCATCAAGTACACGGTCTGCATACGTTGCCAAATATTTCCCCAAATGCACATCGTAGGAATTTGTTCCTAAACATTTACGATCAAATGGTTGAATGACAATGCTGCCATTTTCAATCTCTTCGAGAATTCTTTTATCAGATAAAATCATGTGTATCAAAATAGCAAAAGCATCAGGCCACGCTATACAAATTCAAAAATACAGTTCTCCCACTAATTTTACTTCATTTTTCAAAACAAAAATCTGCGATTTGTTTTTTAAATTTGGGTATGAGTCTAGTGTATCTACGTGAAATTGATAGCCAAACCAAATTTGCAATTTGGCGAATTGAGGAATCGGACGACGATTTACTGTCGAAACTTCAATTGGATGAACGTGAAAAAGCGAAATTAGGGTCTTTCAATAAAGGGAAAAGACGGTTACATTGGCTTGCCACCCGTGTGCTGTTGCGCACCTTATTAAACACATCCCGTTATATAGATTGTCCATCTGATGCAAATGGCAAGCCTTTTCTCGCCAATTTCCCCCAAAAAATTTCACTTTCACACTCATTTGATTATGCCGCAGCTATGATCAGTACAAAAGGAGAGGTGGGTATCGACATGGAAATCATTAAAACAAAAGTAGAGCGCATCCAACATAAGTTTTTAAAACCTGCGGAGCTTGCATTCATCGCACAGGATGAGAACCGATATGAGCAGCTTTATGCCTGCTGGTGTGCTAAAGAAGCGATTTATAAACTTCAGGGAAATGCAGGTGTCTCCTTCTTGAATAACATGACCATACAACCATTCGACTATCAGGTGCAGGGCATATTAAAACTCGAACTCCACAGCGATCAACATACACATCTATATGACGTGCATTACGAGAAGTTCAATGAATATATGCTCGCTTACGCTGTAGAATAGGTTCTTTAAAAAAATAATTTTTCTCAATTTCAATGAATTAGCACACAGACAGCACTTTTTTTTTGCGCTTTTTGAAAAAGCTTCTATATTTGCATCATCGAAAACGATATGGCCCGTTCGTCTAGGGGTTAGGACGCAAGATTTTCATTCTTGAAACAGGGGTTCGATTCCCCTACGGGCTACAAAAAGCGACTTCAAAAGAGTCGCTTTTTTTATTTAAAGCCTATACCATTTATGTTCCCTAGCCTCCTGAAAAGCGTAGTACATATCCAGTGTTATCCCCTTCAAAAGGATACAACCTAATCTAGTGGCCTTTCTCTTCAAAATTTCCAAGTCGCATCCCCTGTGCGAAGTAGGTCAGCTCAGCTTCGCTAAACAGCAAACCAGCATAAGGAAAGTAGAAACTTCCGGTTTACGCCATTAAGCACCGTCGCACTTCAAGCAAAAAAGTCACTCCGGAAAATGGAGTGACTTTCAGATCTGCCAAATTGTATATTAGACTATACTTGATGTTGTATTATAGCTAATTTCGGATGTATTTTATAATCCTTTGACATATACTTCTGCTATAGCAGATGAAGGCGGACGATTACTTGCTGTTACCGTACATTTTAAATAACGGGCTTTTGTCGTCGGAACATTCACGGCCAAAGTCGATTTGGGACTGTTTGTTCCGAAATCAATCTTCCCTATTGGAACATATGTTTTATTGTCATTACTAGTCGAAAACTCAACGACTTTTAAGTCATTATTCCATAACCTTCTTGTTAATTCAATCATCATCACATTATATTCCTTTCCAAAATCTATTATGACATAATGCGGTAATGGGGGTTCTCCTCCCATCCAGACATTATGCCAGTAGGTATCGGGGTTCCCGTCCAATATATTTTCCTTTTCACCTCCGCCAATCCATTCGGAAGAAGCCGCAATTACTTTCCAGCCACTACGGGGGATATCCGGCGGTTGAAAGGACACTGGAACCAATATTGTGGAAGCATCAGGGTTAATACCATTTTTTGAAACAGACTTAATCCGTAAAGGCAACGCATACTCCCCAAATAAATTGGTTGTTCCATCAATAAGTCCTTTTTTCAGAATAGTGTATGAAAAACTCGTTTTATTCTCCTTTTCAGCAATTTTATAAGGCGCGGGTAAAAGCTGATAGGCCGCTTTTGGTAGTAATTTCAACTTCTTATCGTCTGATACCGTTCCGTTGTAATTATCCAAAATCACGGGATCCACTTCAATTTCATAGTCAAGATTCCATTGATTGGGATAATTGGTGACCAATGTCGCTTTTCCTACGACCTGTTCAGCTCCTGTGGGGCTCAGTTTGATCTGATCAAGCTGCAGACCCGGTGAAGTGAATTCCAAAAATGGGTCTTTAACGTTAGGAATCAACAATGTCGTTGCCATTTCAGGTTTCAGTGCATGCAACACCCCACCCTCTGCTTCAATGCGGCAAGGAAGCACATATAATTCCTTATATTTTCCTTGCAACACTTTTATGCGCTCAGTATCAAAAGCAATTGCGATATCCTGCAGATAATCCTTTTTTTCAAAGGCTAGTGTTGTATTTGCAATTTTATAGCAATCAGTGGGAAGCAGCTTATAATTTGTCCCTTGCTGCGCGTTATAGGCTGCTAGGTACGCTTCGTCAATCTTGAAGTTTATCTTTGCTTCCTGTTGTCCAATTCCAGCCTTAACAACAGTTACATTATAATCAAATTTTCCCCAGTCAAATACCGTTATTTTATTCTCTTTGAAGTCTCTGAAATAAATGGTGTCGTCGACCATGTTGTTCATTCGATCATCCTTTTGACATCCATTCATCAGGAAAAGTGTCAACAGGAGAACACAATAGGATATATAATTTCTCATCATTTTCAGTATTGTTTAATAAGTACTACCATCCATAGTTCTGTGTAATGTTGATCATCTCGCTCAGTTGCTTTTGCTGTATCGGGAAGAAATAATGTTTGGCCTGAAAACTTCGCTTTCCAGGAAAAACATCTTTGGTCCGTTCCCAAGAGGATTCATAAGAAGTTGCGGCAACATTACGGGTATAATAGGGCTCATTCATTTCTTCCTCTGCAATCATCCAGGTTCTCAGATCGGGGTAACGATGGCCTTCAAATGCCAATTCGACCATTCTTTCTTTTCGCAGCAATACCCGCAGGAGTTCTTTATTTCCCCGAACCTCTGGATAAGCAACTTCCAAGTCGTTCAAGCCGCTCCGTTTACGTACCAGGTTGATATATTTTAACGCCTCCACTTCATCACGAGCAGTTTTTTCATTGCAAGCCTCCGCGTAGTTTAGATAGATCTCAGCCAAACGATAATATGGCCATGCAAACTGCCCCCAGTTACCTGCTTCGATATCATTTGTTGGATCACTCATTCTCCGCCACAAGTAACCTGACTTTACGCAGTCCCCTGTTTTCGTATAAGAAGATGTTCCGCCGTCAAAGAATGTCACCTGTCTGGGTTGAGGTTTTGGATTGGTCCAATACATTCCATTTGCCAAAATGGATGCGTAGAAACGTGCATCCCTTCCGACACAACTGTTGTGCGCCTTAAAGGAGGCAAAATTGTCTAACGGATGTACATAGTTATCTGTAAATCCCGTTTCTTGGTATCCTGATTTTTCATCAATTATAGGCTGTCCATTGCTACTGTAACCTGTAATCGGGTAGCGTCCTGAACTTGCCATCGGATAGCTGTCGACCAGTTTTAGCGAAGGTGCATAACCGCCCCAGCCCATCGTCACAACTCGCGGTGGAGCCGTACGGACGTTATAATTGAAGCCGTCATCAGACCATCTTCCCCAAATAATCTCCGAATTCCACTTATCAAAATAAATACCCATGTAGGATTTAATTGCACGTCGAAAAGAGTTCGTCTCTTTGTTATCTTGGTAAAGTGCATACACATTCAGATCAATCAACGCCTTGGCAGATTTGGCCGCAAGCTCCCATTTATTGGGATCTGCGGTTTGTGGAAATAAGAATTCACCGCTTTTATTCCTTATTCCTATATAAAGTTTCGCTCCGTTAAATAGCGGCCTAGCCATATACAGCAGTAATTCAGATTTTGCGGCCATCACAGCCCCTTTTGTCAATCGACCATACCAGGCTTGATCAGTTATTTCCTGTGGCAATACGGCACTTGCTTTATCAAATTCAGAAACTATGAAATCCACATTTGTCTGCAAAGACATACGATCAACTGTTGTTGGATCAATTTTACTATCGGGAGCACGATCGCCCCATACAAATACAGGTCCATATCTTTTTAAAAGCAGATAATAAAAATAGGCTCTTAAAAAACGGGCTTCGGCTTTCATAATATCTTTAGTAGCAGCACTCAATTCCACATTTCTATCAATATTTTCAATGAAAATGGTTGCCTGATTAATCCCTTTATAATTCTGTTCCCAAGTTGTATAATCCTGGGTTGTCACGCCCCATGCCCCATTCGCAAAGTTAAGCCATGGAACCCAGGCTACCCATGAAAATAAGGCTTCATCACTCAGCGGAACATTTCCGCCTTCACCATTGAACATATCATGTTCTATAGGCAAATAGCCATACACCTGAGCCAGATACTGTTCCGTGGTTTTCCGTTTATTAAAAACCTCTTCTAAAGTCATTTGATTTTCTAGATCCACGTCGAGATATTTGCTACATGCCCCGAGGGAAAATACCAGTAATAGGC
The Sphingobacterium multivorum genome window above contains:
- a CDS encoding phosphatidylglycerol lysyltransferase domain-containing protein gives rise to the protein MAKTIAQRIRHFSPKTYWKELIAVLVILLAFVFFRNERKELAAIIPHLRAANLTWVLVGVGITLVYIVLQGLMYVQSFKAIGLSINLRIAIDLFLKRNLLSVFLPAGGISSLAYTTTQLRKRNLNTTQIHQAGALYGYVGLLTVFLIGVPVILYTIWHNKNFGDAWISLVVLGLLLGVVFWLVWSFRTHKGIYRWVELKFPAVASNIDEIFSGEVKLKYLLGTMLASMVVECCGIAHAFVSMYALGLDHSFEAAAIAYTVSVVLMIVSPFLRGLGAVELTMLYIFKAYGYSQAEGLGITILYRAFEFWLPLVLGLLAFAWRGKQLLARIGPALLIFFLGMVNLVSVLTPPLADRMKLDRFYLPLEAIHASKFMVLVLGLGLLVTSAYLIKGFRIAFWIAVVFSALSLFGHVFKALDYEEASVALLTLILLAMSYKQYRIKSNIRWVRIGFITFFVALLAICLFDVMSFYFIDKQHFGVDFTWRQSIYHTARSFLLFADDELMPQTVFGQEFLRITQVLGLFCWFLLIYALARPRLLADEDSSHSELERAEQLLREFGQSPMDFFKLGKDKSLFFSEVSEGFTAYRLANEFAIVLDEPVCEQGDKEELVEEFDQYCYANGLKAIYYRVDENSLVHFSSLRKQKITIGQEAVLELDTFKLEGKDRKSLRNGLNAIQKKGFATEVLKAPQKKEVIAELKVISDEWLSAFDKKEMVFSQGMFDENELILQDIIVLKNEQNTIVAFLNIIPDYAKDECTYDMIRKSLDAPGGSMDALIVELIAYAKAQKYVYLNLGMVPMTGLGATDSPAEKIMKFASTRLGNFKHYHSLRDFKEKYATFWENKYLIFDNDFDLIQLPVALVKVMKPNE
- a CDS encoding glycosyltransferase; this translates as MKEKKVLFIGLVWPEPTSSAAGFRMMQLIETFVNRSYQITFASAAAKSPYSAPLQSLGIREQAIVLNSNSFDEFIAQLKPDIVVFDRFMVEEQYGWRVAQHCPDALRVLDTEDLHFLRQARQTSVKNNGDFSFQALFTDTAKREIAAILRSDLSLIISESEMKILIEEFRISPDILYYLPFLEDEITAADVEQWNTFEERKNLLFIGNFIHEPNWHTVQYLKTQIWPQLRRMLPKVELHIYGAYATQKVLQLNNPKENFLIKGRAESARLTMESYRLLVAPIQFGAGVKGKFIDAMQTGTPAVTTKVGAEAMKGNLDWNGFIEDDPETFCRKTVELYENEDLWKTAQEHGIRIINERYEKRKYQSDFMTNLSLLKVQIDRHRQQNFISQILLHHTMQSTKYMSLWIEEKNK
- a CDS encoding MBL fold metallo-hydrolase, with amino-acid sequence MKTVGWIVLATLLIALISSVLYYFVHPMFGGSFKGARLERMKQSPNFKNGIFHNLEVTPSLKGDVNMVSLLWDFLFNKNPHLKPISVLPAMECDLAHLPADDVLIWFGHSSYLLKLDGKLIVVDPVFSSNASPIPGSNKAFKMSVDYAAMVFPKIDYLFISHDHYDHLDYETVVKLRDKVGQVICGLGVGAHFESWGYKSDQIIEGDWYDQVKLAPDFQVTFTPARHFSGRRFTRNNTLWTSFVLKTAKYSIFLGGDSGYGKHFKTIGDQFGPFDLAILENGQYNDAWHYIHSLPDEWAAETKDLKAQAVLPVHSSKFALAMHDWKEPMEKFYETANKEQITLLTPKIGEMIHLNKLDTVYAPWWREVN
- the dcd gene encoding dCTP deaminase, yielding MILSDKRILEEIENGSIVIQPFDRKCLGTNSYDVHLGKYLATYADRVLDAKKHNEIQHFEIPEEGFVLEPNTLYLGVTQEYTETHKHVPFLEGKSSTGRLGIDIHATAGKGDVGFCNTWTLEISVAQPVRVYAGMPIGQLIYFAVEGDIETFYNTKGNAKYNGKTIRPVESMMWKNNF
- a CDS encoding 4'-phosphopantetheinyl transferase family protein, producing MSLVYLREIDSQTKFAIWRIEESDDDLLSKLQLDEREKAKLGSFNKGKRRLHWLATRVLLRTLLNTSRYIDCPSDANGKPFLANFPQKISLSHSFDYAAAMISTKGEVGIDMEIIKTKVERIQHKFLKPAELAFIAQDENRYEQLYACWCAKEAIYKLQGNAGVSFLNNMTIQPFDYQVQGILKLELHSDQHTHLYDVHYEKFNEYMLAYAVE
- a CDS encoding BT_3987 domain-containing protein, with the protein product MMRNYISYCVLLLTLFLMNGCQKDDRMNNMVDDTIYFRDFKENKITVFDWGKFDYNVTVVKAGIGQQEAKINFKIDEAYLAAYNAQQGTNYKLLPTDCYKIANTTLAFEKKDYLQDIAIAFDTERIKVLQGKYKELYVLPCRIEAEGGVLHALKPEMATTLLIPNVKDPFLEFTSPGLQLDQIKLSPTGAEQVVGKATLVTNYPNQWNLDYEIEVDPVILDNYNGTVSDDKKLKLLPKAAYQLLPAPYKIAEKENKTSFSYTILKKGLIDGTTNLFGEYALPLRIKSVSKNGINPDASTILVPVSFQPPDIPRSGWKVIAASSEWIGGGEKENILDGNPDTYWHNVWMGGEPPLPHYVIIDFGKEYNVMMIELTRRLWNNDLKVVEFSTSNDNKTYVPIGKIDFGTNSPKSTLAVNVPTTKARYLKCTVTASNRPPSSAIAEVYVKGL
- a CDS encoding RagB/SusD family nutrient uptake outer membrane protein — encoded protein: MMKKYIYSISCLLLVFSLGACSKYLDVDLENQMTLEEVFNKRKTTEQYLAQVYGYLPIEHDMFNGEGGNVPLSDEALFSWVAWVPWLNFANGAWGVTTQDYTTWEQNYKGINQATIFIENIDRNVELSAATKDIMKAEARFLRAYFYYLLLKRYGPVFVWGDRAPDSKIDPTTVDRMSLQTNVDFIVSEFDKASAVLPQEITDQAWYGRLTKGAVMAAKSELLLYMARPLFNGAKLYIGIRNKSGEFLFPQTADPNKWELAAKSAKALIDLNVYALYQDNKETNSFRRAIKSYMGIYFDKWNSEIIWGRWSDDGFNYNVRTAPPRVVTMGWGGYAPSLKLVDSYPMASSGRYPITGYSSNGQPIIDEKSGYQETGFTDNYVHPLDNFASFKAHNSCVGRDARFYASILANGMYWTNPKPQPRQVTFFDGGTSSYTKTGDCVKSGYLWRRMSDPTNDIEAGNWGQFAWPYYRLAEIYLNYAEACNEKTARDEVEALKYINLVRKRSGLNDLEVAYPEVRGNKELLRVLLRKERMVELAFEGHRYPDLRTWMIAEEEMNEPYYTRNVAATSYESSWERTKDVFPGKRSFQAKHYFFPIQQKQLSEMINITQNYGW